From the Thermovirga lienii DSM 17291 genome, one window contains:
- a CDS encoding V-type ATPase 116 kDa subunit (PFAM: V-type ATPase 116kDa subunit family~COGs: COG1269 H+-ATPase subunit I~InterPro IPR002490~KEGG: aco:Amico_0802 V-type ATPase 116 kDa subunit~PFAM: V-type ATPase 116 kDa subunit~SPTR: V-type ATPase 116 kDa subunit) — translation MAVTKFKKASLVVLGEKEEAVVSVLQDLACCEIMPEPTDTRTHDWAKCIKSADEALADIRSALRFLEPYYSEVSGKLERLLGEKPTVTVEELENLSNSIDLASLSSSVKKIERRMLDIRTLLSKLDSNEEILIKLRQFPYSLAIISSGTVRISSIVGTLPVAYLERFQGLVAELLASDGELFVAPFTPKETDVTVVLMYDKKKADEVAEICEKVPFTKLDFPPELEGTPEEELSKIERNRTELAKESENLERNAAKLASEWVPTLRNLLDYYSVIRTRYETLVNASRTEKVSVIKFWVPEPAVGKLKEKLSKFGEELELIIEDPSDDDEPPTLLENPRWALPFEPLTRLYGAPKYGEIDPTVPMAPFMFLFFGMCLGDGGYGVLIAFAITYLLSKYKIVGDTKNFLHLLLLGALSTIAVGALTGSWMGDMIDAFPFLALLKPLKDRLVVLNPMSDPITFLGISLALGVVQILFGLSIAFWDSLRKKDYMAAFGDNGGWISLLIGLLLLGGVKSGFLGGAAGLLGKILSILGAAVLVATQGREKTGLFRRLLSGVLSLYNITSYLGDILSYSRLLALGLATSAIAMIVNTLTNLVLSIPFVGWILSIVIFVGGHLFSVVVNTLGAFIHSLRLQYVEFFSKFYSGGGRIFQPLEYRTRYVKIVGSKPLGQQSK, via the coding sequence ATGGCAGTAACTAAATTCAAAAAAGCATCTTTGGTTGTGCTAGGAGAGAAAGAAGAGGCGGTAGTGTCCGTTTTGCAGGATTTGGCGTGTTGTGAAATAATGCCAGAGCCCACGGACACGAGGACCCATGATTGGGCTAAATGTATAAAATCAGCGGATGAAGCCCTTGCTGATATACGATCTGCCCTGCGTTTTTTGGAACCGTACTACTCAGAGGTGTCTGGTAAGTTGGAGCGCCTCTTGGGCGAAAAACCTACAGTCACCGTTGAGGAACTGGAGAACCTTTCGAATAGTATTGATCTTGCAAGTTTGTCGTCCTCGGTTAAAAAAATAGAGCGAAGAATGTTGGATATAAGGACGTTGCTTTCCAAGTTGGACTCCAACGAAGAGATATTGATCAAGTTAAGACAGTTTCCGTATTCACTGGCTATTATATCCAGTGGTACTGTACGCATATCCAGTATCGTAGGAACCTTGCCTGTAGCCTATCTTGAGAGGTTCCAAGGGTTGGTTGCAGAATTGCTGGCATCTGATGGAGAACTGTTTGTTGCTCCATTTACTCCAAAGGAAACGGATGTCACCGTAGTATTGATGTATGACAAAAAGAAGGCTGACGAAGTTGCTGAGATATGCGAAAAGGTTCCGTTCACCAAGTTGGACTTTCCACCAGAGCTTGAGGGTACTCCCGAAGAGGAGTTGTCCAAAATTGAAAGAAATCGGACAGAGCTAGCAAAGGAATCAGAGAACCTTGAAAGGAATGCTGCAAAACTGGCTTCTGAGTGGGTTCCAACGCTTAGAAACTTGTTGGATTACTATTCTGTTATTAGGACTCGCTATGAAACCTTGGTTAATGCTTCTAGGACGGAGAAGGTCAGTGTTATTAAGTTCTGGGTTCCAGAACCTGCGGTAGGAAAGTTAAAAGAAAAGCTCTCTAAATTTGGAGAGGAGCTTGAGCTCATAATAGAGGATCCATCAGATGATGATGAACCACCCACTCTGTTGGAAAATCCTCGTTGGGCTTTGCCATTTGAGCCTTTGACAAGGCTGTACGGTGCACCTAAGTATGGGGAGATTGATCCTACGGTTCCCATGGCTCCCTTCATGTTCCTCTTTTTTGGGATGTGTTTGGGCGATGGTGGCTATGGAGTTCTCATTGCTTTTGCAATAACATATTTGCTCTCCAAATACAAAATTGTTGGAGATACAAAGAATTTCTTGCACTTGCTGCTTCTAGGTGCTCTGTCTACGATAGCTGTTGGTGCCCTCACAGGTAGTTGGATGGGCGATATGATTGATGCTTTTCCTTTCCTAGCCTTGCTGAAACCCCTTAAGGACAGATTGGTTGTGTTAAACCCCATGTCGGACCCTATCACTTTCTTGGGGATATCCCTTGCTTTGGGGGTTGTACAGATACTCTTTGGCCTTTCTATCGCGTTTTGGGATAGCCTGAGGAAAAAAGACTACATGGCTGCTTTTGGTGACAACGGAGGCTGGATTTCCCTTTTGATAGGACTTCTTTTGCTTGGAGGGGTAAAGAGCGGTTTTTTAGGAGGAGCAGCCGGGTTGCTAGGGAAAATACTTTCCATCTTAGGTGCGGCTGTGTTGGTCGCAACGCAAGGTAGGGAGAAAACAGGACTGTTTAGAAGGTTGCTGTCGGGAGTGTTGAGTTTATATAACATAACGTCGTACTTGGGGGATATTTTGAGTTATAGCAGGCTTTTGGCTTTGGGTTTGGCTACTTCTGCGATTGCGATGATAGTTAATACTCTGACCAACCTTGTGTTGTCCATACCATTTGTTGGTTGGATACTGAGCATAGTAATATTTGTGGGCGGCCATCTTTTCAGCGTGGTAGTCAACACTCTCGGTGCTTTCATCCACTCTTTGCGTCTGCAGTATGTGGAGTTTTTCAGCAAGTTCTATAGCGGGGGAGGAAGAATCTTTCAGCCTCTGGAATACAGGACCCGCTACGTAAAGATAGTAGGGAGTAAGCCCTTGGGACAGCAAAGTAAGTAA
- a CDS encoding 4Fe-4S ferredoxin iron-sulfur binding domain protein (PFAM: 4Fe-4S binding domain~InterPro IPR017900: IPR017896~KEGG: tai:Taci_0967 4Fe-4S ferredoxin iron-sulfur binding domain protein~SPTR: 4Fe-4S ferredoxin iron-sulfur binding domain protein), giving the protein MAKSFAVQINKKWCKGCGLCIAVCPKKVLELDADVKCEPVRPEDCIGCRQCENICPDLAITIEESGQK; this is encoded by the coding sequence TTGGCGAAGAGCTTTGCTGTGCAGATTAACAAGAAATGGTGTAAGGGGTGTGGCTTGTGCATAGCTGTATGCCCCAAGAAGGTTTTGGAGCTGGACGCTGATGTAAAATGTGAGCCGGTGCGCCCAGAGGATTGTATTGGTTGTAGGCAATGTGAGAACATTTGTCCCGATTTGGCAATAACCATCGAGGAGAGTGGACAGAAATGA
- a CDS encoding H+transporting two-sector ATPase E subunit (PFAM: ATP synthase (E/31 kDa) subunit~InterPro IPR002842~KEGG: aco:Amico_0804 H+transporting two-sector ATPase E subunit~PFAM: H+transporting two-sector ATPase E subunit~SPTR: H+transporting two-sector ATPase E subunit): MSLQDIKKKIEAEAQQEAKEILERAKKEAEKIKEQTEEEIKKIKDQYDKKLSAEKPEIFRRKKVVANLEIKKMELGSERYLVDLAFEKAVEQLSNMDKEKYSQFMSVLLEKAAGDGSGTLLVGENEDVITKEWVEGFNKSHKASIVLGKQHINTAGGFILNKDKVDVNCTFEALVKSLREDIEVDVFNKLFSS; this comes from the coding sequence ATGTCGTTACAAGATATAAAGAAAAAAATCGAGGCCGAAGCCCAACAGGAAGCAAAGGAAATACTCGAAAGAGCAAAAAAGGAAGCGGAGAAAATAAAGGAGCAAACAGAAGAAGAGATTAAAAAGATAAAAGATCAGTATGACAAAAAACTTAGTGCTGAGAAGCCTGAGATCTTTAGGCGAAAGAAAGTTGTGGCCAACCTTGAGATCAAGAAAATGGAATTAGGGTCTGAGAGGTACCTGGTCGACCTTGCTTTTGAAAAAGCCGTTGAGCAGTTATCCAATATGGATAAGGAAAAATACAGCCAATTTATGAGTGTGTTATTGGAGAAAGCGGCTGGAGATGGAAGTGGCACCTTGTTAGTTGGGGAAAACGAAGATGTTATTACCAAGGAATGGGTTGAAGGTTTCAACAAGAGCCATAAAGCCAGCATTGTGCTAGGCAAACAGCATATAAACACAGCTGGCGGTTTTATCCTTAATAAGGACAAGGTGGATGTTAATTGTACGTTTGAGGCCTTAGTAAAAAGCTTAAGAGAGGACATTGAAGTCGATGTGTTCAACAAGCTTTTCTCGTCCTGA
- a CDS encoding Pyruvate/ketoisovalerate oxidoreductase, catalytic domain protein (PFAM: Pyruvate ferredoxin/flavodoxin oxidoreductase~TIGRFAM: 2-oxoacid:acceptor oxidoreductase, gamma subunit, pyruvate/2-ketoisovalerate family~COGs: COG1014 Pyruvate:ferredoxin oxidoreductase and related 2-oxoacid:ferredoxin oxidoreductase gamma subunit~InterPro IPR019752~KEGG: tai:Taci_0964 pyruvate ferredoxin/flavodoxin oxidoreductase~PFAM: Pyruvate/ketoisovalerate oxidoreductase, catalytic domain~SPTR: Pyruvate ferredoxin/flavodoxin oxidoreductase) has protein sequence MSSRYEIRFAGSGGQGVILAAVITGEAAALYEGLNSVQSQAYGPEARGGKSKSEVVISEGNIDYPKAMEPDLQIILNQTSCDEFAFDTKKGGVVILDDTYVKEAPKIDAEVYMVPIVKTAREKIGRELVTNMVALGAMAKILERKGIMKPENIKKAILARVPKGTEEMNAKAFEEGYALIN, from the coding sequence ATGAGTAGCCGCTATGAAATTCGTTTTGCGGGTTCAGGAGGGCAAGGTGTGATTTTGGCTGCCGTCATAACTGGCGAAGCGGCTGCGCTCTATGAAGGCTTAAATTCCGTCCAGAGTCAAGCGTATGGACCAGAGGCGCGAGGGGGTAAATCCAAATCTGAGGTTGTTATATCAGAGGGGAATATAGATTACCCCAAAGCCATGGAGCCCGATCTTCAGATTATCTTGAATCAAACTTCTTGCGACGAGTTTGCCTTTGATACCAAAAAAGGCGGGGTAGTGATTCTTGATGATACTTACGTCAAGGAGGCACCGAAGATAGATGCAGAAGTCTATATGGTGCCCATCGTAAAAACCGCTAGGGAAAAAATAGGTCGCGAGCTTGTCACTAACATGGTTGCATTGGGAGCAATGGCCAAAATTCTTGAGCGCAAAGGCATTATGAAACCAGAAAACATCAAGAAGGCGATCTTGGCTAGAGTTCCTAAAGGAACGGAAGAAATGAACGCCAAAGCATTTGAAGAAGGATATGCTTTGATAAACTAA
- a CDS encoding H+transporting two-sector ATPase C subunit (PFAM: ATP synthase subunit C~InterPro IPR002379~KEGG: aco:Amico_0803 H+transporting two-sector ATPase C subunit~PFAM: H+transporting two-sector ATPase C subunit~SPTR: H+transporting two-sector ATPase C subunit), giving the protein MEVLGIMLAVLGAALAAGLAGSGSAIGVGIAGEAGAGIMTEDPGKFGLVLLLQALPGTQGIYGLLTAFFAILKVGLLGGEAIEVSVWQGLGVFFACLPIAIAGYYSGIAQGKTSAACIQLIAKRPEETGKAVILPAMVETYAVLALLMSIILLNSIKF; this is encoded by the coding sequence ATGGAAGTTCTTGGAATTATGTTGGCGGTTTTGGGTGCAGCTTTGGCAGCGGGCCTTGCTGGGTCGGGTTCCGCTATAGGAGTTGGAATAGCTGGTGAAGCTGGAGCGGGTATTATGACTGAGGATCCCGGTAAGTTCGGTTTGGTTCTGCTTCTACAGGCTCTGCCTGGAACACAGGGTATATATGGACTTTTGACTGCTTTTTTTGCCATCTTGAAAGTGGGACTTTTAGGAGGAGAAGCAATTGAAGTCAGCGTATGGCAAGGATTGGGAGTCTTTTTTGCCTGTCTTCCCATAGCCATAGCAGGCTATTATTCTGGTATAGCTCAGGGTAAGACTTCTGCTGCCTGTATTCAGCTCATTGCTAAAAGGCCTGAAGAGACCGGTAAGGCGGTCATACTTCCTGCTATGGTTGAAACATATGCTGTGTTGGCTCTTTTGATGAGCATAATTCTCCTCAACAGCATCAAATTTTAA
- a CDS encoding 23S rRNA m(5)U-1939 methyltransferase (PFAM: tRNA (Uracil-5-)-methyltransferase; TRAM domain~TIGRFAM: 23S rRNA (uracil-5-)-methyltransferase RumA~COGs: COG2265 SAM-dependent methyltransferase related to tRNA (uracil-5-)-methyltransferase~InterPro IPR010280: IPR001566: IPR002792: IPR003402~KEGG: aco:Amico_0800 RNA methyltransferase, TrmA family~PFAM: protein of unknown function Met10; deoxyribonuclease/rho motif-related TRAM~SPTR: RNA methyltransferase, TrmA family;~TIGRFAM: RNA methyltransferase, TrmA family): MKLHVGEKIKVSVDSINSQGDGVARFGEERFVFFVPGALPGEEVEGIVRILKRHYGVMELTDVLTPCVNRVIPKCSWYGLCGGCSLQHADYAMQLEIKKRIVFDAFMKTVGKEHLDKIQDCVPSPKKWCYRNKASFPVKRGKKNLNVGFYMKGSHRIIPINSCCILEEGIDYIYRRLLENLSYLGIEGYDEKKGTGILRHLVLRRTARGDKAVILVLRNFGKKEERSLRSFMQRVSEMLGKDISFYVNVNPHKGNRIFGERTIAIKGKEGLSESICGKRLFFGPTSFFQVNRDIAELLFQEVKNALEISGADHVTELYCGVGAITVTYGKNVKSVTAVESWPESVLFLRKNIKLNKLNNVRVLEGDVEEFAPDALFGEDKVVLLDPPRSGCAKGVLEGIIERRPKAVIYVSCNPATLARDVSILMNGGYELSFVKPFDMFPMTAHVESMALLTREKLQIARYDKGCS; the protein is encoded by the coding sequence ATGAAGCTGCACGTAGGTGAAAAGATAAAGGTTTCAGTTGATTCCATCAACAGCCAGGGAGATGGTGTCGCCAGGTTTGGCGAGGAAAGGTTTGTTTTTTTTGTGCCTGGTGCACTACCTGGGGAAGAGGTGGAGGGGATCGTTAGGATCTTGAAGAGACACTATGGCGTTATGGAATTGACTGATGTTTTGACTCCTTGTGTAAATAGAGTCATTCCTAAATGTTCTTGGTATGGTTTGTGTGGGGGGTGTTCTTTGCAGCATGCTGATTACGCCATGCAGCTTGAAATAAAAAAGCGCATCGTCTTTGACGCTTTTATGAAAACCGTAGGGAAGGAGCATCTGGATAAAATACAGGACTGCGTGCCTTCGCCTAAAAAGTGGTGTTATAGGAACAAGGCTTCTTTCCCTGTCAAAAGGGGAAAGAAAAATCTAAATGTTGGTTTTTACATGAAGGGATCCCACCGTATCATCCCGATAAATTCATGCTGTATCCTGGAAGAGGGCATAGACTATATCTATAGGCGCCTATTGGAAAACTTGTCTTATCTTGGAATTGAGGGATATGACGAAAAAAAAGGAACAGGCATTTTGAGGCATTTGGTTTTAAGGCGAACTGCAAGGGGTGATAAGGCCGTAATATTGGTTTTAAGAAACTTCGGCAAGAAAGAAGAAAGAAGCTTGAGAAGTTTTATGCAGCGTGTTAGCGAAATGCTAGGAAAAGACATCTCCTTTTATGTGAATGTGAACCCTCATAAAGGTAACAGAATTTTTGGTGAAAGAACCATAGCTATAAAAGGGAAAGAAGGCCTGTCGGAAAGCATATGTGGTAAGAGATTATTTTTTGGACCTACCTCTTTCTTCCAGGTAAACAGGGACATTGCTGAGCTTTTGTTCCAGGAGGTAAAGAATGCATTAGAAATTAGTGGGGCAGACCATGTAACAGAGCTTTACTGTGGGGTAGGGGCAATTACCGTAACTTACGGAAAGAATGTTAAGTCTGTTACTGCTGTGGAATCTTGGCCGGAGTCGGTTCTTTTCTTGAGGAAAAACATAAAGTTGAACAAGCTGAATAACGTCCGAGTTCTGGAAGGAGACGTAGAAGAATTTGCTCCCGATGCACTGTTTGGGGAGGACAAGGTAGTTCTTTTGGATCCCCCCAGAAGCGGATGTGCCAAAGGAGTATTGGAAGGCATTATAGAACGCAGGCCCAAAGCTGTCATATATGTTTCATGCAATCCAGCGACATTGGCCAGAGACGTTTCGATTCTCATGAACGGTGGTTACGAACTTAGTTTTGTAAAGCCCTTCGATATGTTTCCCATGACAGCTCACGTCGAGAGTATGGCCTTGCTAACGAGGGAAAAACTACAAATTGCGCGATATGATAAAGGATGTAGTTGA
- a CDS encoding hypothetical protein (PFAM: Vacuolar (H+)-ATPase G subunit~KEGG: aco:Amico_0801 hypothetical protein~SPTR: Putative uncharacterized protein), with the protein MAKNLTEEIRATEEQAQKIVSEAKSQASQIISEARYEAEQAVKSFRQQMHRSFRDELVRVEKDAEKEIGVILQEGQKKAESIIDNHKGKVDEVAAWIAQEVMTRYGSN; encoded by the coding sequence GTGGCTAAAAATTTAACGGAGGAGATAAGAGCGACGGAAGAGCAAGCTCAAAAAATCGTTTCTGAGGCAAAGAGTCAGGCTTCGCAGATAATCTCCGAAGCCCGCTATGAGGCGGAACAGGCCGTTAAATCGTTCAGGCAGCAGATGCATAGATCTTTTAGGGATGAATTGGTCCGCGTAGAGAAAGACGCTGAAAAGGAGATCGGAGTAATTTTGCAAGAGGGACAAAAAAAGGCAGAGAGCATAATAGATAACCATAAAGGTAAGGTTGACGAAGTGGCTGCCTGGATAGCGCAAGAGGTGATGACCCGGTATGGCAGTAACTAA
- a CDS encoding pyruvate flavodoxin/ferredoxin oxidoreductase domain protein (PFAM: domain~COGs: COG0674 Pyruvate:ferredoxin oxidoreductase and related 2-oxoacid:ferredoxin oxidoreductase alpha subunit~InterPro IPR002880~KEGG: aco:Amico_0795 pyruvate flavodoxin/ferredoxin oxidoreductase domain protein~PFAM: pyruvate flavodoxin/ferredoxin oxidoreductase domain protein~SPTR: Pyruvate flavodoxin/ferredoxin oxidoreductase domain protein) has translation MRKAEFWQGNVAVAHGAIAAGCRFFGGYPITPSSEIAEVMAEELPKVGGKFIQMEDEIGGIAAAIGGSIAGFKSMTATSGPGFSLKQENLGLAYMAEIPLVVVDVMRGGPSTGLPTAISQQDVMQARWGTHGDHATIAYSPASVQECYEITIKAFNMAERFRQPVLIMSDEVLGHMREKVFVPAKEEITLVDRKKPSVHPDEFMAYKPDPEDNIPPMASFGDGYRWHITGLTHNEWGFPTNDKDEIAKKSKRLMDKVEAYRDEIVEYDTEFVDDAEIIVVSYGSVARSALTAVKAAREEGMKVGYFRPITLWPFPDKELERLAEKASCIIVPELNYGQMVLEVERAVHGKAEVKPLNLVNGELFKPKDILQYAKEVA, from the coding sequence ATGAGAAAAGCAGAATTTTGGCAAGGAAATGTAGCAGTTGCCCATGGTGCTATAGCTGCAGGTTGTAGATTTTTTGGTGGATACCCAATAACTCCTTCTTCTGAGATTGCAGAAGTAATGGCTGAGGAGCTCCCCAAGGTGGGCGGCAAGTTCATACAGATGGAGGATGAAATAGGGGGTATAGCAGCAGCAATTGGCGGTTCCATTGCTGGTTTCAAATCCATGACAGCTACTTCTGGTCCTGGTTTCTCCCTTAAGCAGGAAAATTTGGGGTTGGCTTACATGGCGGAGATACCACTGGTCGTTGTAGATGTTATGCGTGGTGGTCCCTCCACAGGGCTTCCTACTGCTATATCACAACAGGACGTAATGCAGGCTAGGTGGGGTACTCATGGTGACCATGCCACGATAGCTTATTCACCTGCCTCTGTTCAGGAGTGTTATGAGATAACCATAAAGGCTTTCAACATGGCTGAAAGGTTTAGGCAGCCTGTCTTGATAATGAGCGATGAGGTTCTGGGGCACATGCGCGAAAAGGTATTTGTCCCAGCGAAGGAAGAAATTACGCTTGTCGATAGAAAAAAACCAAGCGTACATCCCGATGAGTTTATGGCTTACAAGCCAGATCCAGAAGATAACATTCCTCCAATGGCAAGCTTTGGAGATGGATACAGGTGGCATATAACGGGACTCACTCACAACGAGTGGGGATTCCCCACAAACGATAAAGACGAAATAGCGAAAAAAAGCAAGAGATTGATGGATAAAGTAGAGGCCTACAGAGACGAAATAGTTGAATACGATACAGAATTTGTCGACGATGCAGAAATCATAGTAGTAAGCTACGGAAGCGTTGCAAGGAGCGCTTTGACAGCGGTTAAGGCTGCTAGGGAAGAAGGAATGAAGGTGGGCTATTTTAGGCCTATAACTCTGTGGCCTTTCCCTGATAAAGAGCTTGAAAGGTTAGCGGAAAAAGCCAGCTGCATTATAGTGCCAGAGCTCAATTATGGTCAGATGGTCTTGGAAGTGGAGAGAGCTGTTCATGGCAAAGCAGAAGTGAAACCGCTGAACCTAGTTAACGGTGAACTGTTTAAACCCAAAGATATATTGCAATATGCTAAGGAGGTGGCTTAG
- a CDS encoding thiamine pyrophosphate TPP-binding domain-containing protein (PFAM: Thiamine pyrophosphate enzyme, C-terminal TPP binding domain~COGs: COG1013 Pyruvate:ferredoxin oxidoreductase and related 2-oxoacid:ferredoxin oxidoreductase beta subunit~InterPro IPR011766~KEGG: aco:Amico_0796 thiamine pyrophosphate protein domain protein TPP-binding protein~PFAM: thiamine pyrophosphate TPP-binding domain-containing protein~SPTR: Thiamine pyrophosphate protein domain protein TPP-binding protein) translates to MPRPEIESWLRKRFFPHIWCPGCGHGVILHALLRALVSCGKKKEETVIASGIGCSSRMPGYIDACTVHTTHGRSLAFATGIKLANPSLTVVDVMGDGDCSAIGGNHFIHACRRNIDITAIVMNNNIYGMTGGQASPTTPPGSKATTAPYGVVDPPFDICKLAVGAGATYVARTTIANPVMCEKYIKTAIEHKGFSVVEIVSSCHTQYGRRNKRRTPVDNLNYLKAASVPLAKAKEMSEEELLGKITVGEFVKVDKPEYTEMYDKVIEAAGGKSHE, encoded by the coding sequence ATGCCCCGTCCAGAGATAGAAAGCTGGCTGCGTAAGAGGTTTTTCCCTCATATATGGTGTCCTGGTTGCGGCCATGGTGTGATATTGCATGCGCTCCTCAGAGCGTTGGTTAGCTGTGGGAAGAAGAAAGAAGAAACTGTGATTGCGTCGGGAATAGGATGCTCAAGCAGGATGCCAGGTTACATAGATGCGTGTACAGTTCACACCACCCACGGTCGTTCCTTGGCTTTTGCTACCGGCATAAAGTTGGCCAATCCTAGCCTAACTGTCGTCGACGTAATGGGTGATGGTGACTGCTCTGCAATAGGTGGAAACCATTTCATACATGCCTGTAGGCGAAATATAGATATAACGGCCATCGTAATGAACAACAATATCTACGGTATGACCGGCGGGCAGGCGTCTCCGACGACTCCTCCTGGATCCAAGGCTACAACGGCTCCTTATGGTGTTGTTGATCCGCCTTTTGATATTTGTAAACTTGCAGTAGGTGCTGGAGCTACCTATGTAGCACGAACGACAATAGCTAACCCCGTTATGTGCGAAAAATACATAAAGACAGCTATTGAGCACAAAGGGTTTTCAGTTGTAGAGATAGTGTCCAGCTGCCATACCCAATACGGCAGAAGGAACAAGAGAAGAACGCCGGTAGACAATTTAAATTATCTCAAGGCTGCTTCCGTGCCACTTGCAAAGGCCAAAGAGATGTCAGAGGAGGAGCTCCTTGGTAAGATCACTGTCGGTGAATTTGTGAAGGTGGATAAACCTGAGTACACCGAAATGTACGATAAGGTCATAGAAGCTGCGGGAGGTAAGAGTCATGAGTAG